The region agagaggggagagaagagtatAGACTATAGTATATATGACATAGAAGATATggtagaggggagagaagagtatagactatagatatatatatagacatagaAGAGAAAAATATTACAATTGAAAGTGTACATATGTTGACATGTAACCCTCATTACCCATTAACCCTCGTTACCATtacaaccctcattaccattacaaccctcattaccattacaaccctcattaccattacaaccctcattaccattacaaccctcattaccattataaccctcattaccattataaccctcattaccattataaccctcactaccattacaaccctcattaccattacaaccctcattaccattacaaCCCCCATTACCATTACACCCCCATTACCATTgtaaccctcattaccattacaaccctcattaccattataaccctgataatcattagtctaacagtaatgatagtttgttgatatgGTGTGAGCATCTGTACCCAGATCATCCAAAGATCCTTCCAGAACTATTTCTCATGGAATTGTAAAGATTCCTCACTACGGAAGGAATTCTTCCAACTGGGTTAGGGGGAAGTGGTAGGTTTAGGACCTCTTGGACAATCTTCTGGGAACACCTTGACAGGACCATCTTTACCTTTGTAATATCTGTTCAACATGATTTCGAGTGCTCCCAAGGTTTGTTGATCCAATGCCCCCGTCCCCTCCTTGTTCAACCCCCAGTATGCTCCGGCCATCcacttcttgttcttcttgtactTCTTGTTTTCACAGCAGTAGGCTGTCCACATGAGATACGGGATGTTCACTCGGTTGTTCAGTttggttttgttgttgttgggaaCTGCTCCAGTCACCACATAGGCTTTTATCTGGTCGTTAGCATCCTTACAGTtaagcttcagagttcctctgacATTTCTCTCCATTGTCTTCCAGCTGCCATCGTTGAAGGACACCACCTGGGGAACGATGTTGGTCAGGGTAAAGGTGGACGTCTGAGTATCAAGGTCATGAGCATGTGAACTTGGGAAGAGGTGACCTCTGTTCACCCCTTTATATTTTGAGTTTTTATAGTCCTTTTGCTCAGCCTGGTGTTTGTAACTGCCTCCCTCTTGTATCTGCATTTCAGTGCAGTTTACCCCTTCGAGCTGCAGGAAACAATCTTTCATTCACAAGTTTTCTGTACAATAAACCCCCTTTTCTGTACAATAAACCCtctcttttttgggggggtttcaCAATCAAGACAATCAagtctctataccctccatagtGGTAGTTCTATATTCTGTAACATAACTGTCTGTGATATATACCAGTCAACAAATACACATGTTATATGACAAAACATTAGTCCTACCCCAGGCTCGATCATCCAGCGATCTATTGGTCGACCCGTTGTATTACCAGTGAAGGTGTAGGCTGAGAACACAGGGATCCTGTTGAATGTGTCGTAGAGAGTTGCAAACCTGTAGAAGTTTTTGTACTTCTGGCAGATCGGCTTGTAGCGGCCATCGTCCTTGAATATCCCACCAACCAAAATACCTGGGAGATTTGGAGTTGTCCCCTTCAGGAAGAAACTCTTGCACTGTGGAACATCACTGAACTTCTTCACTAcatgagagagagcaggaggaaggagagagagaaggaggagagtagagagatgattcaatacccccatcatcacctgaagactgtacaccacagagacaaagatgaagttacagagaccagttggtagactggagactgtTGATCTGAGTCAGGACAGACTGCTTTAAATAGTTATTtcagagaccagttggtagactggagactgtTGATCTGAGTCAGGACAGACTGCTTTAAATAGGTTTTCAGAGACTCCTCCTTCATGTGTCAAGACAGAAAGAGTTGATTTgcataaactcctctgtatgttTCCATGGAAACTGCTGTAACAAATAACATGTGACTCACCTCCTGTAGTTTCTAACAcgtatggacccagaacttaatcaCACAAGATTATAGTTCTGGGTTAATGAGATTAGACTGCTCTAAATAGTGACTGCATCCACACTTTGGTTCTGGTAGAACAACGTTTTAGGATAAAAACATGACTTTACTCAGCATAGAGTCTGTCAGAAGATACACATCCCACTATTACAACAGTGGGACTGTTCTGGAATTACGGTTGCTGAGTTCATATTCATTAATATCCCACAAGGCTTAGCGACTCAGCAACTCAAAAACTCAAAGAAGTAAACTTGCATTTCCCTTGACCAACAAGTCAACATATTTACTATGATGTCTCAAAGGCCTCacatacattacagatatgattacaactgaatgaaacggaggaagacgtgtccaactgaatgaaacggaggaagacgtgtccaactgaatgaaacggaggaagacgtgtccaactgaatgaaacggaggaagacgtgtccaactgaatgaaacggaggaagacgtgtccaactgaatgaaacggaggaagacgtgtccaactgaatgaaacggaggaagacgtgtccaactgaatgaaacggaggaagacgtgtccaactgaatgaaacggaggaagacgtgtccaactgaatgaaacggaggaagacgtgtccaactgaatgaaacggaggaagacgtgtccaactgaatgaaacggaggaagacgtgtccaactgaatgaaacggaggaagacgtgtccaactgaatgaaacggaggaagacgtgtccaactgaatgaaacggaggaagacgtgtccaactgaatgaaacggaggaagacgtgtccaactgaatgaaacggaggaagacgtgtccaactgaatgaaacggaggaagacgtgtccaactgaatgaaacggaggaagacgtgtccaactgaatgaaacggaggaagacgtgtccaactgaatgaaacggaggaagacgtgtccaactgaatgaaacggaggaagatgtgtccaactgaatgaaacggaggaagatgtttcattaattaattaataaagTAATGGATGTTTCATTTACTGGTGTTGTTGGAGGACCTTGTGTACAACTTGGTGTATTCTGTGGTCTGAACACTGCTGAGTTTATTTCCAGTAACTGAAGTAGGTCACAGTAAGAGTTGACACAAGGCTGTGTATGTAGAGTTAGAAAATGTGGTTCCCAACAACACTGTGGTCAGAGCAGCACTGGACTGTttaacacctcagactcagcaGCTGTAGATTCTTCAGTTGAGGCCTTTTCTCAGTAAGAGTAGAGGAGACTGGGGAACAAACTAACACTTTTAGACTTTAGTTTATTAggaaaatattatttaaaaaaagttaGATTAATAATATTTTTATACAAACAACATATCTCAGCTACCATTACACAGTAAGTATGTTACTAGGAAGTACCAGTCGTTTACAATTCAACCAAGTGGCAGATATTAAATGTTACAATTGACCCAGTAGGTGAATGTTCCACAGGTCAATAATTTAACAAAAAGAGAAGCAGCAAGTATATTTACTTTAGGGCCTCAAAACCCTTTTTCTTCTTCAATAAAACTAAAAGTCATCAATGGATTTAAACAAAACCTCTTGGTCATGTAGAGACACTAACCAACCATTATCACATTGAATAAGAGCTTTCTACCTGGTTTCTAACTGGACTTATTAACTGTTACAACTGACCCTGTGTTACTTTGTTCCCCAGTCTACCCTACCTTCATGTATAATATTTAAAATGACTGCTTTGcttaagtaaaacatttttaactTCTTCAATTACCAGCTGAAGCAGGTCACATAATTATACTTCATGTAAAATTTGTGGTGGcttatttctgctttaccaattgaggagagttacaaacttcacacaccagtctgAGTTATACTtcaactacatctttaataataagagttTTGCAATAGCcttttgactttcaatgatgcgctatctctaatgaaccattgaaagtgaCTACAGAAaattacaaagatcttttatagccaagatacacccctctcaacctacatgacgaaccacagatcttaggaacagttcacaaagaaagacttttacttaagagagaggagtatcccatagccagatagcattcgctataaactattgttcagtttggtccctaagacgaggttctaatctcattcctggtacttcatagcacagaaccattacctcatccaaggcataactcaattgtcaactctagatacccccatctcaagtaaaccccctcttgaccccactcctggacaagctcactgaggggagtgacttgcgcacagacattgtgaagacaagtaattggttcctccttaatcacgccatcccttcacatggtttaacagatacattcacatatgaagacaatgttccattctgtcctcttccctttctgatattctgcatagcaccagagacatgtgaaagacaagcctgacctctcccctctctgggccccaagtgactgagccccagctaaGGAAagaaatgcaactgccaacaccagagtgactgagccccagctgagggaagaaatgcaactgccaacaccagagtgactgagccccagctgagggaagaaatgcaactgccaacaccagagtgactgagccccagctgagggaagaaatgcaactgccaacaccagagtgactgagccccagctgagggaagaagtgcaactgccaacaccagagtgactgagccccagctgagggaagaaatgcaactgccaacaccagaatgactgagccccagctgagggaagaaatgcaactgccaacaccagagtgactgagccccagctgagggaagaaatgcaactgccaacaccagagtgactgagccccagctgagggaagaaatgcaactgccatcaccagagtgactgagccccagctgagggaagaaatgcaactgccaacaccagagtgactgagccccagctgagggaagaaatgcaactgccaacaccagagtgactgagccccagctgagggaagaagtgcaactgccaacaccagagtgactgagccccagctgagggaagaaatgcaactgccatcaccagagtgactgagccccagctgagggaagaaatgcaactgccatcaccagagtgactgagccccagctgagggaagaaatgcaactgccaacaccagagtgactgagccccagctgagggaagaaatgcaactgccatcaccagagtgactgagccccagctgagggaagaaatgcaactgccatcaccagagtgactgagccccagctgagggaagaaatgcaactgccatcaccagagtgactgagccccagctgagggaagaaatgCAACTGCCATCACCAGAGTCTATTAGAAATACATTCTAATAAAAAGTATATCAcatcagcatattatgcagataagacatcttaattatctatgttacccaactaattctgattcatcctccACAAATTACCTTTGTAATTGTGATTTAAAAGGTGTGGACATTTATTTGTTAATTGTTTACATCAAATTCTCCTTGAATGTTGGCTTGTATGACctatgcagtggttcccaacctttttatagtcccgtacccctttaAACATTTAACCTCCatctgtgtaccccctctagcaccagggtcagttgTGTACCCCAtatagcaccagggtcagctgtaccccctctagcaccagggtcagctgtgtaccccctctagcaccagggtcagctgtaccccctctagcaccagggtcagctgtgtatcccatctagcaccagggtcagctgtgtaccccctctagcaccagggtcagctgtaccccctctagcaccagggtcagctgtgtaccccctctagcaccagggtcagctgtaccccctctagcaccagggtcagctgtgtaccccctctagcaccagggtcagctgtaccccctctagcaccagggtcagctgtgtaccccctctagcaccagggtcagctgtgtaccccctctagcaccagggtcagctgtaccccctctagcaccagggtcagctgtgtaccccctctagcaccagggtcagctgtgtaccccctctagcaccagggtcagctgtaccccctctagcaccagggtcagctgtgtaccccctctagcaccagggtcagctgtaccccctctagcaccagggtcagctgtgtaccccctctagcaccagggtcagctgtaggagacagaacgcgtctccatcctgagcggtatgacggctgcgtggtcccatggtgtttatacttgcgtactattgtttgtacagatgaacgtggtaccttcaggtgtttggaaattgcccccaaggatgaaccagacttgtggaggtctacattttttctctggggtcttggctgatttcttttgattttcccatgatgtcaagcaaagaggcactgagtttgaaggtaggccttgaaatacatccacaggtacacctccaattgactcattgatgtcaattagcctatcagaagcttctaaagccatgacataattttctggaattctccaagctgtttaaaggcacagtcaacctagtgtatgtaaactactgacccactggaatcgtgatacagtgaattataagtgaaataatctgtctgtaaacaattgttggataaatgacttgtgtcatgcccaaagtagatgtcctaacagacttgccaaaactatagtttgtgaacaagacatttgtgaggtggttgaaaaatgagtttgaatgactccaacctaagtgtatgtaaacttctgacttcaactgtataccaggagctgtgccagaccagccacgtctgttgactcatccagctgccACGCATAtcattcactggcttgtatgcaaagcagccattgtttcagaacatctgctgacatgtcactgatgcgttgtgttgtttgatgaaggcattgtctgtgtagtattttttgacttttccccagcattgtcccagccatatccacggcagcaggaagaatgaagtcctccacaatagtatggggcttgcctgtcctagccactcggtagctcaccatataagacgcttctagccccttcttatgaATGATATCTGTTGCTTTCATAAATGTCTTACTACTTGAAAATTGTTCGTAATTCTCGCTCAAAatactcccgtggcttattttagaaggggcatgttttgtttctaaatgtttcGTCaggttgtgagatagtacttttgcacatataatacactgtggctgaggaaaggttgctagatcgaatccctgagctgacaaggtaaaactctgttgttctgcccctgaacaaggcagttaacccactgttccccggtaggacgtcattgaaaataagaatttgttcttaaccgacgtGCCCagttcaataaataaaataataataattggacattgtgttgttatttcgctgaacacgaGATGGTTTCATTTTGTTTTTGGCAGTGAAACCAGGCTACTCAGGCGAAGAAAAaatctcacccaaatgtatatccctgttggaaaatctaaatggacTGTTTAAAAATGTGAAGGGAAAAGAcagtgaatcacatttttacttGGCGTTCCCCTGACGGCATTCAGCGTACCCCTGGGGGTACGTTTGAGAATaactgctgtaggctattcaattcctgctgtaggctatacaattcctgctgtaggctattcaattcctgctgtaggctatccaattcctgctgtaggctattcaattcctactTGCATTTTATTCCAGTCCTGCTGTagtctatccaattcctgctgtaggctattcaattcctgctgtaggctattcaattcctgctgtaggctattcaattcctgctgtagccTATCCaaatcctgctgtaggctattcaaatcctgctgtaggctatccaattcctgctgtaggctatacaattcctgctgtaggctatccaattcctgctgtaggctatccaattcctgctgtagactATCCAATTCCTGCAGTAGGCTatacaattcctgctgtaggctatccaattcctgctgtaggctattcaattcctacttgcattctattccattcctgctgtaggctatccaattcctgctgtaggctatccaattcctgtTGCTGCAGCATTCAAATGTAGGCTAACCAACTCTTACTTGCAGGCGATCCAATTTCTgctaatatactggtccaacagtatatttcaggtgattataggtaaaccaatccctcctaatattctggtccaacagtatatttcaggtgattataggtaaaccaatccctcctaatatactggtccaacagtatatttcaggtgattataggtaaaccaatccctcctaatatactggtccaacagtatatttcaggtgattataggtaaaccaatccctcctaatatactggtccaacagtatatttcaggtgattataggtaaaccaatccctcctaatatactggtccaacagtatatttcaggtgattataggtaaaccaatccctcctaatatactggtccaacagtatatttcaggtgattatagttaaaccaatccctcctaatatactggtccaacagtatatttcaggtgattataggtaaaccaatccctcctaatatactggtccaacagtatatttcaggtgattataggtaaaccaatccctcctaatatactggtccaacagtatatttcaggtgattataggtaaaccaatccctcctaatatactggtccaacagtatatttcaggtgattataggtaaaccaatccctcctaatatactggtccaacattatatttcaggtgattataggtaaaccaatccctcctaatatactggtccaacagtatatttcaggtgattataggtaaaccaatccctcctaatatactggtccaacagtatatttcaggtgattataggtaaaccaatccctccttatatactggtccaacagtatatttcaggtgattataggtaaaccaatccctcctaatataccggtccaacagtatatttcaggtgattatagttaaaccaatccctcctaatatactggtccaacagtatgtttcaggtgattataggtaaaccaatccctcctaatacactggtccaacagtatatttcaggtgattataggtaaaccaatccctcctaatatactggtccaacagtatatttcaggtgattataggtaaaccaatccctcctaatatactggtccaacagtatatttcaggtgattataggtaaaccaatccctcctaatatactggtccaacagtatgtttcaggtgattataggtaaaccaatccctcctaatatactggtccaacagtatatttcaggtgattataggtaaaccaatccctcctaatatactggtccaacagtatatttcaggtgattataggtaaaccaatccctcctaatatactggtccaacagtatatttcaggtgattataggtaaaccaatccctcctaatatactggtccaacagtatatttcaggtgattataggtaaaccaatccctcctaatatactggtccaacagtatatttcaggtgattataggtaaaccaatccctacTATTGGAGACACCACTGTGCTCCCATTGATTAATGTTAACCGGTTAGATTCATTGTTATAGGGAAGAAATAGTTCTGCCAAATTGAACACCAACATTTTGTGGCTGAGGAGGACAAGAGGTCTTTCACCATTAAGGCTCGGCTGGACAACAGACAGTCCTTCACAGAGATGTTTTAATAAGGTCTCTTATCTTCTTTAAGATGTGGCCAGAGTGATGTCTGAGTCCATCTGGGTCACGGCACCAAATGTTGTAGAAGATTAGATCCAAAGATGAAGGCAGAGACTTTTTAATTGAATAGAAAGATCTTTAATCTTCAACTGCTGAGGAGATGATTGTGATTTCACAGGGAAGAACCCCCTGAGTAAATGGTTCCATGTCCCTTATATAATGGGAGGTGATAATACCATCAGATTGTTACACAACAGTTATTTATACCAGCAACAGTTCCagaacacaatggccttgtgtttaaggtccAGACACACCAGGACTCTATGAAAGGCATCACAGTCCAACACAGAACATGTCCCTTGAGAAGTTACAACAGTTCAACACAAATTCTGCCACCACACTAGTTTTCACTCACATGTGAGGGGCTGATGCTCATTGGCTAAGACTCAAATTTGCTAAATTTGCTACCCCTTATAACCATTATTACTTAACACTTATAACCCTTATAACTTAGGGGATGTGTACTCAATAGTTGTGGGAA is a window of Salvelinus namaycush isolate Seneca unplaced genomic scaffold, SaNama_1.0 Scaffold2921, whole genome shotgun sequence DNA encoding:
- the LOC120039700 gene encoding uncharacterized protein LOC120039700 isoform X3 encodes the protein MIEPGVVSFNDGSWKTMERNVRGTLKLNCKDANDQIKAYVVTGAVPNNNKTKLNNRVNIPYLMWTAYCCENKKYKKNKKWMAGAYWGLNKEGTGALDQQTLGALEIMLNRYYKGKDGPVKVFPEDCPRGPKPTTSP
- the LOC120039700 gene encoding uncharacterized protein LOC120039700 isoform X1 — translated: MIEPGLEGVNCTEMQIQEGGSYKHQAEQKDYKNSKYKGVNRGHLFPSSHAHDLDTQTSTFTLTNIVPQVVSFNDGSWKTMERNVRGTLKLNCKDANDQIKAYVVTGAVPNNNKTKLNNRVNIPYLMWTAYCCENKKYKKNKKWMAGAYWGLNKEGTGALDQQTLGALEIMLNRYYKGKDGPVKVFPEDCPRGPKPTTSP